The following nucleotide sequence is from Nitrosopumilus adriaticus.
AATAACTTTGTCAATCTTTGTAGTTTCCACGGGTTTGTCTGAGAATTTTCTCGTCGAACGCCTCTTTGCCATTACAGCAAACAAATCAGTATCTACAACTTCGGTAGGTGCAGATTGCAAAATAAAATCAAGTAATTGGTTTCTCACATTTGGATTATCAGAAACGGGAATATCTGAAGGCTCATATCCTAAAGGGAAAATTTTCTCTTCTTTTTTTTCTGAATCCACATTTAGATTACAAAAAATATCTTATTAAAGAATTAGAATAGGGAAAAGATTTGATTTGTAGATCTCATTCAGGATCAAAACTATCACAGCCAGAAGTACAAGGCTTATTCATTACTCCCTCACAGGCACCCAAATCATTATGCATGATTCTGTGATGTCCACATACTTTGCATTTTTCTCTGAAATGAGAGATTAATTCTGCTGTCGAAATTCCTGATTCATGAATTTTTGTTTCAGTCTCACTAGTCATGATTGCTTGTTTATTCAAGTGACTTTAAACATTTTGAAGAGTGAGATTAGAAAAAAATAATTGGAAAGAATCTCAGGATATAGGAGCAGTTGCTCTAATCACCCACAACATCTTTTCATGTTGTTCAATCAACTCTGAAAAAATCGCTTGTTCCCATATCATGAAAACTCTGATCAGACTTTGCAAGATCTGCTCGCAGATCTCGAATTATGGATTCATTGTCTTCAGCCAGATTTGAAAACATTGTTTCATCATAAGGATGACAGGTTTATACGACATATTGAATTTCAGTTAATTATTGAGGCAAAAAATAATTTTTGTATTGATTCCAGTACTAGTTGTAATTACAGTTTTTTCATTTAATTTTCAAGACAGCTTTGCAGAGACAAGAATGGAATGCAGAAGTATGGTGATGAATGATAAATCACTGACTCCGGTTGAGAGACATTATGCGCTAAAAACGTGTGACCCGCAAAAAACTGAATCGTCTTTTCAAAAATACTATACAGAAGAATTACATAATGAGTGCACAAGAACGTTAAAAGAAAAAACTCATCTTAATCCAATTACAAGATTAAATGATCTTAAGGAATGCAGCAAACTACAAAAACATGATTCTTCATCAACAGCACAAAAACTTACAAAATTTTCTAGGACTACAATTGAATTCTGTGATGAGAAATATGAGATATATCTCTTAGTGGGGGCCAAAAAAATGTGGAATCAAGCTGGAGGAAAAACAGTAAATTGTCTAAAATTGTATGAAGCTCCTATGTGGAATTCTACTGCCAGTGACAGGAAAATACAATTACAGAGTTTCCTTTTAGAACAAGAAAAACAAAGTGTTGATGAAGCTGAAGATTTAAGACAGAAGGGAATTGAAGAGGCACAATTACGCAAACCCGTTTTATTACATCTAAAACCCTTGTTTGAGGAACAAAAAGAGGAAATTCAACTTATGGAACAACAATTACAAGAAAAAAACATGATTCTAGATTATTCAAAGCAGAGTTTTTTTAATGAAAAATATGAAGATTGTTCTAAAATTATTTATGATAAAACAATGTTGACAGGTGAAAAAGTGTATGCGTTAGATAAATGTCTCAATGCTGAATCTTCCACCATTACATTTGATGATGAAGTAATTTTAGAACATAGTAAAAATCTGGTTCGATTGTGTGAGCAATCCTATGAGATTTTTCTTAATTTAAGCATAGAAAACTACTATGCTTCTATGAATAATCCACTAGCAAATGAATGTGTGGAACTATACAAAAATCCCATATGGGAATATAATAAGAGTAACAGAATTCAAGTAATTGAAGAATTTGTTTATGACAAAACTCTAAAGGATAATTATGATTATCTAGATAGAATAAATTCTGTTACAGATGCAAATCTAAGTTCAGGGATGCTTCTTGCATTATCTGATTTATACCAATATCAGAAACAAAAAATTGAGATATTAGAAGATTTTCTAATGCAAGATAATTAAAAAATACATCAAATGCCAGGTATGTAGTACAAAAAGGTCGACTCCCTGTTAAGTATCCGAAGAGATTTGTTCTAAGATGATACGCCCCATCCACGATTAACCAGTTTTTCAAAACTTGATTCTTTTACACAGCTAAGTGAGTTAGTTGTCTTTTTTATTATCTCCATATACCCCTGTTTGCAGGATTCCTCGCTAATTGAAATAGTCGTTATAGGTTTTGTTTTGGATTCTTCATCATCACGAATATCACACTTATCTCCTTTTTTGATAACTTCAGTACCACAAATCTTGTAAGGACTAGACCAGTGCCAAGATCCAAATGCAGGAGACAAGGGTATCAACAAAATGAGGATAATTGCAGAAATTACTAAAATCTTCATGATTTTATTTCATAATATTTTCTATATTAAAATTCAAGATGATTTTGCTAGTGCCAAAAGTATTTGTTTCAAAATATTATTTTATGATGTAAAGCGCGCCGGGAAAGGGATTCGAACCCCTGCACGCTTTCACGTAGCCGTTTTCGAGACGGCCGCCTTACCACTTGGCTATCCCGGCATCTAGTCTGAGATTTTCTCCATAATAAAGCAAATTAGAAAATAGTTTACTAGATTTTATCAATATCAAATAGTTCATCATTGAATTTCTTTATGATCTGCTCTTTAGTTTTGTTCCACTCTTCTTCAGATACAGTATCTGAAAAAATTGATGAAAAATTATCAAACGAATTAGATCCTAAAGAGGAAAGAATTTCAGTTCTTTCATTATCAGATAGAGGAAAATAGGAAACAATCTTCATAATTTTTCCATCAGGATTTGTCTTTAAATCAAAAATTTTCTCCTTTAATACAGGAGAAATATTCAATTCAGTCCCCATGATTTGCAAAGAATTTTAGACTATTAATACTGATTTTACAAAAAAATCAAATAAAAAATTTGGAAAGATAAACACAAAAAAGAACAGAATTCCAGTAAAATACGATGGGATTAAATCTAAAAGATTTAGTAGTCAGAGAAAAGACAACCCTAGAAGCGTTTTCAACCAAGGTTATTGCTATTGACGCATACAATGCAATTTACCAATTTCTAGCAAGCATTAGAGGGCCTGATGGCTTGCAATTATCAGATTCTGAGGGAAGAATAACCAGTCATTTGAGCGGATTACTTTACAGAAATGTTAATTTTCTGTCATTAGGGATAAAACCAGTCTATGTATTTGATGGGAAGCCGCCATCACTAAAAACAGCAGAAATTGAGCGCAGAAAGCAGATCAAAAAAGATGCCACAGTAAAATACGAAAAAGCAGTTGCTGCTGGAAATATGGAGGATGCAAGAAAATATGCTCAGCAGACAACTAGTATGAAAGATGGAATGGTAAAAGAATCAAAACAAATTCTCACATACTTTGGCATTCCCTATATCGATGCACCATCAGAAGGAGAAGCAACTGCAGCGCATCTTACAAACACAGGACAAGCTTTTGCATCAGCAAGTCAAGACTTTGACTCTATTTTATGTGGAGCAAAAAGACTAGTTAGGAATTTTACAAACAGTGGGAGAAGAAAAATACCAAACAGAAACACATACATCGACATTGTTCCTGAAATTATCGAAACAGGAAAAACTCTCAAAGAATTGGAATTAACAAGGGAAGAACTAATCGATGTAGGAATTTTGATTGGTACAGATTTTAATCCAAATGGTTTTGAGAGAATTGGCCCAAAAACTGCACTAAAAATGATCAAGCAGTATTCAAGATTAGAAGACATACCTCAAATTCAAGAGCAGTTGCAAGAAATTGATTTTGAGCAGATAAGAAAAATTTTCCTAAATCCCGAAGTTGCAGAGGTAGACGAGATTGTTTTTAATGATGTAGATTATGAGGGAATGACAAATTATTTGGTAAAAGAAAGAAGTTTTTCAGAAGATAGAATTCAATCAACACTTAACAGACTAAAAAAAGCATTAGAGAAGAAAAGTCAGAACCTAGATCAGTGGTTTTAACTTATGATGATGGGTTTTTTGGAAGTGTAATTGTAAATGTTGTGGGATTATTTTTCACATTGATTGAACCACCATGCATTTCAATAATTTGTTTGCAAGATGCAAGTCCCAATCCCGTGCCTTCCTTTTTTGTGGTAAAGAGAGGGCTGAAAATCTTTTCCATGTTTTCGTCAGGGATTCCAGGTCCCGAATCTTCTATAGAGATGGTGACATCCGAATTTGAATCAGTAACAGTCAAAGAAACAGTTCCTTTTGTGCCTACGGATTGCACTGCATTATGAATAATATTTGTTAAAATCACCCTCATTTTTGTAGCATCACATCTTACTTTGCAATTTTTAGACGATACATTCAGTTCAATCTCTTCAGGAAATGATACTTCATTCACAGAGTCATCTACAAGTGTTTTCAAGCTGCATAGTTTCAAATCAAGTTTTGGATCTCGAACAAAATCCAAAACATCATTTATTTGATCAGTGATATGTAAAATTGCATTTTCCATTCTAACTTGATGTAGACATTAATTCGTCTTCATGTTTTTTGTGTCGAATTTTCATAAGATCAACTTGACTTTTCAATACTGTAAGAGGATTTCGAATGTCATGTGCCATTTTTGAAGACATTTCTCCAATGATTTCTAAATTCTTTGTTTCAAAGTCGTTTGACTTTTTTTCAATGTATGTAGTTAATTCTTGTTGTCTTTTGAACAAAGAATCTCTTGATTTTTTTACGGATTCTGATTTTGATATTAATTTTTTGTGAATTGCATCATACATCTTTATTTCTTTATCAATATCTTTTTTTAGCTCCCGTAACTTTTTGTTAAATTTTTCAGGATGAGCAAATTCTGATAGAGAGTCAGGAAAGATATCAGAGAGTCTTTTATCAATTTCTTTAAGTGATCTTAAATTGTTTTTTGATGATTCTGTTTTTTGTACAGTTTCTTGTGGAGAGGGCTTATTTTTTGTAAAGAATACTGTTCTTGTAGGGGCATTCATCGGATCAATATCAGAATTATTTGAATTTTCACGATGAAGGTATTTTCTCATACTTGCAAAATCAAAAATTAGATAATGATTTCTTATGTGTCTGAATTGAACAGATTAGTTTAGATGATTTTTAGTTTAATTACTAGTCTTATCTAATCAAAAAAATGTCTCAGACAGCAGCTAGAAAAACGCTCAAAGATGCCCCAGTAATGTGGAGAAGGATTAACTCCATTGGGATTATTTTGGATTGCAATTCCACATATGCGTCAAATTTAGGGTATGCAAAATCCGAGATTCTAGGCAAGCCTATCTTTGAGCACATATCCAAAGATTCCTGGACGGCCATGAATGAGTCACTAAAGGCATGGTTTGAGACAGGCAAGGTCACAGATAGAAAAATCACATTCAAAAGACAAGACGGAAGCACATTTCAAGGATTACTTCAGGCTACAAGCATTTATGATGAAAACAAGAATCTGCTAGGAAGTAACACGGTAATATTTGATCTTACA
It contains:
- the fen gene encoding flap endonuclease-1 gives rise to the protein MGLNLKDLVVREKTTLEAFSTKVIAIDAYNAIYQFLASIRGPDGLQLSDSEGRITSHLSGLLYRNVNFLSLGIKPVYVFDGKPPSLKTAEIERRKQIKKDATVKYEKAVAAGNMEDARKYAQQTTSMKDGMVKESKQILTYFGIPYIDAPSEGEATAAHLTNTGQAFASASQDFDSILCGAKRLVRNFTNSGRRKIPNRNTYIDIVPEIIETGKTLKELELTREELIDVGILIGTDFNPNGFERIGPKTALKMIKQYSRLEDIPQIQEQLQEIDFEQIRKIFLNPEVAEVDEIVFNDVDYEGMTNYLVKERSFSEDRIQSTLNRLKKALEKKSQNLDQWF
- a CDS encoding sensor histidine kinase; this translates as MENAILHITDQINDVLDFVRDPKLDLKLCSLKTLVDDSVNEVSFPEEIELNVSSKNCKVRCDATKMRVILTNIIHNAVQSVGTKGTVSLTVTDSNSDVTISIEDSGPGIPDENMEKIFSPLFTTKKEGTGLGLASCKQIIEMHGGSINVKNNPTTFTITLPKNPSS
- a CDS encoding PAS domain-containing protein yields the protein MSQTAARKTLKDAPVMWRRINSIGIILDCNSTYASNLGYAKSEILGKPIFEHISKDSWTAMNESLKAWFETGKVTDRKITFKRQDGSTFQGLLQATSIYDENKNLLGSNTVIFDLTKMNDDKIKEYGEFFKEAKNKLDEIKEREYDNLDENSKSEYDGLKKMFDMLLQVNLSELK